One genomic window of Vibrio mangrovi includes the following:
- a CDS encoding glycosyltransferase family protein, which translates to MKNKVLLVASPGGHFVQLSLLSEKLDSCERIIAGTYDKQPGFMAGERYYQISDFSRDTAYLAIKVVFQCLKILRKERPSLVVTTGAAPGLVMAILSKMTGVKTVWVDSIANSKKLSLSGRLAAKFRIHVVSQWREVAESHQVTYQGRVI; encoded by the coding sequence ATGAAGAATAAGGTGTTGTTGGTTGCTTCTCCGGGCGGTCACTTCGTCCAGTTGAGTCTGTTATCCGAGAAACTGGATAGCTGCGAGAGAATTATCGCCGGTACTTATGATAAACAGCCGGGTTTTATGGCGGGAGAGCGTTATTACCAGATCTCTGATTTCAGCCGTGATACGGCATATCTGGCGATTAAAGTGGTATTCCAGTGTCTGAAAATTCTGAGAAAGGAGCGTCCGTCTCTGGTTGTCACGACGGGTGCTGCTCCCGGACTGGTTATGGCGATACTGAGCAAAATGACCGGGGTGAAAACGGTCTGGGTTGACAGTATTGCCAATTCGAAAAAATTATCGTTATCGGGGAGACTGGCTGCGAAGTTCCGTATCCATGTGGTATCGCAGTGGCGCGAGGTTGCAGAGTCTCATCAGGTGACTTATCAGGGAAGAGTAATATGA
- a CDS encoding heparin lyase I family protein encodes MMIRKILYLCLTWVSVSYPVNAMAACCSDEQYAAEVKRAIGFNQPADELFLEANKKAIAIKDDGVQFILTDNNSYIFNGERSEMSVQSPYQIGDTVLYQFSFRLLDSPVFSEGWDGVWVIVAQWHDQPDPRKGETWSNYKSSSPPLSYQLEYDDRLYLVLHSANHDERIPVLPNQQISCRTQVHWLYETDGQVSGWCDVDGVRHPFDFSDDIMINDYYHYFKFGLYRDKNIDELMGIEYNALTISEVKNEE; translated from the coding sequence ATGATGATCAGGAAAATTTTATATTTATGTCTCACCTGGGTTTCCGTCAGTTATCCGGTGAACGCAATGGCTGCTTGTTGTAGTGATGAACAGTACGCAGCCGAAGTGAAACGGGCGATTGGGTTTAACCAGCCCGCAGACGAGCTCTTTCTTGAAGCCAATAAGAAAGCCATCGCCATTAAAGATGATGGTGTGCAGTTTATTCTGACGGATAACAACTCTTATATTTTTAACGGCGAACGTTCAGAAATGAGTGTTCAGAGTCCGTATCAGATCGGTGATACCGTCCTTTATCAGTTCTCCTTCAGGCTTCTGGATTCCCCGGTGTTTTCCGAAGGCTGGGATGGCGTCTGGGTCATTGTTGCCCAGTGGCATGATCAGCCTGATCCAAGAAAAGGTGAAACATGGTCGAATTATAAAAGCAGTTCTCCGCCATTGTCATATCAGCTGGAATATGATGACCGGCTCTATCTGGTTCTGCACTCAGCCAATCATGATGAAAGAATTCCCGTTCTGCCGAATCAGCAAATTTCATGTCGGACTCAGGTGCACTGGCTTTACGAAACGGATGGACAAGTCTCAGGGTGGTGCGATGTTGATGGTGTACGGCATCCGTTTGATTTCTCCGATGACATTATGATTAACGACTATTACCACTATTTTAAATTTGGTTTATATCGCGACAAAAATATCGATGAGCTGATGGGAATCGAATATAACGCGTTGACGATCAGTGAGGTTAAAAATGAAGAATAA
- a CDS encoding glycosyltransferase family 4 protein — MDIIVLGTGQNGGIDAVIKNLNINLNQQFRYRRFISHKGGNKLLDLWLACWGLWIVFWLSLLPGDRIFHLHMSYKGSFWRKRLYLKVAHFFGRKVLVHLHGSEFKKFYLASNDVVQQKIRDLIYTADAFIVLSDTWREYIESILESPQEANLIVLPNFAVVAPHPESEGQKNHVLFLGALIDRKGIFDLLTALQDLPEVVLHVGGGGDVARFQQAVTDCGVEKQVVFHGWVDSEKKAQLMAGTQLLVLPSYNEGLPVVILEAMASGLPVLSTPVGGIPEVIVPGQTGYLVEPGNVEQLTEIMRQALNDKSLSAMADNARKLYQKDYDVSVVMPRLEKLYVS; from the coding sequence ATGGATATTATCGTATTGGGAACCGGCCAGAATGGCGGGATCGATGCTGTGATTAAGAATCTGAACATCAACCTGAACCAGCAATTCCGTTATCGGCGGTTTATCAGCCACAAGGGCGGAAATAAATTACTTGATCTGTGGCTCGCCTGCTGGGGGCTATGGATTGTTTTCTGGTTGTCCCTGCTTCCCGGAGATCGCATTTTCCATTTACATATGTCTTATAAAGGGAGCTTCTGGCGTAAAAGACTGTATCTCAAGGTCGCTCATTTTTTCGGGCGTAAAGTTCTGGTTCATTTACATGGTTCTGAATTCAAGAAATTCTATCTGGCCAGCAATGATGTAGTGCAACAGAAGATTCGGGATCTGATTTACACCGCAGATGCTTTTATTGTGCTCTCGGATACATGGCGTGAGTATATTGAATCTATTCTTGAGTCTCCGCAGGAAGCTAATCTGATCGTATTACCTAATTTTGCTGTTGTTGCACCGCATCCTGAGTCGGAGGGACAGAAAAATCATGTGCTGTTTCTGGGCGCATTAATTGACCGGAAAGGGATTTTTGATCTGCTGACTGCGTTGCAGGATTTACCGGAAGTCGTGCTGCATGTCGGTGGTGGTGGCGATGTTGCTCGCTTTCAACAGGCTGTCACTGATTGTGGGGTCGAAAAACAGGTGGTATTTCACGGCTGGGTCGATAGTGAGAAAAAAGCCCAGTTGATGGCCGGGACACAACTGCTGGTTTTACCGTCATACAACGAAGGATTACCGGTTGTGATCCTTGAAGCAATGGCTTCCGGACTGCCGGTTCTTTCAACGCCGGTTGGTGGTATTCCTGAGGTTATTGTTCCGGGGCAAACCGGCTATCTGGTGGAGCCCGGCAACGTAGAACAGCTAACAGAGATCATGCGTCAGGCATTGAATGACAAATCTCTGTCAGCAATGGCTGACAATGCGAGAAAGCTCTATCAAAAAGATTACGATGTGTCGGTGGTAATGCCCCGCTTAGAAAAATTATATGTCAGTTAA
- a CDS encoding serine O-acetyltransferase yields MWNNIRADVFRWYGKYSLLLFVKAFLSQKGFRFVLLMRLAKHGRKIPVLNLFFILFYKVSKVIYTSDVNYRATIGPGLRMHHVFGTTWGEHVRIGRNATIVHNVTIAGKNGEWPVIGDNVYLGTGCCILGGINIGNNVVVGANAVVTKDVPDNAIVAGIPAKVVSEKGSADFVFNPWSE; encoded by the coding sequence ATGTGGAATAATATCAGGGCGGATGTATTTCGCTGGTATGGAAAATATAGCTTGTTGTTATTCGTAAAGGCTTTTCTCAGCCAGAAAGGATTTCGTTTTGTCCTGCTGATGCGACTGGCGAAGCATGGTCGGAAAATCCCGGTACTCAATCTCTTCTTTATCCTCTTCTATAAAGTATCCAAGGTTATTTATACCAGTGATGTCAATTACCGGGCCACGATTGGACCGGGGCTGAGAATGCATCATGTTTTCGGAACGACCTGGGGAGAGCATGTGAGAATCGGCCGGAATGCGACGATTGTACATAACGTTACGATTGCCGGAAAAAATGGTGAATGGCCGGTCATCGGGGATAACGTCTATCTGGGAACCGGATGCTGTATTCTCGGGGGTATCAATATCGGAAATAACGTCGTTGTCGGTGCCAATGCGGTAGTTACAAAGGATGTTCCTGATAATGCCATTGTTGCCGGAATTCCTGCCAAAGTTGTTTCAGAAAAAGGCTCTGCTGATTTTGTTTTTAACCCATGGAGTGAGTGA
- a CDS encoding glycosyltransferase yields MRIIFRISYMGFGGAEQVFLSVARTLMSDNEVLFVTDRRDGASYETLLKENIPVRSLDAKRTFLSLFSFKQVINDFEPDVILSAYPDTNAACLLSAFLARHKAKVVVSEHASIIEHFRHKPALTRLKVRLIVQFLYRMADKVVAVSEGVMRDIVPLVKRADKCCFIHNPVRFHHPAVGSGLQDGERKTILAVGRVTPQKDYMTLLGAVRELIEIQHRHDIQVMIVGGTHDSAEMSRLEGYIEQHQLQPYITFVGFSDQVESYYARADLFVLSSAWEGFGNVIVEALAFGLPVVSTDCRSGPAEILQDGKFGRLVTVGDSAGLAESIIRELDTPSCRYEARLERAAQFSESVISEQYKTLFEALV; encoded by the coding sequence ATGAGAATTATTTTTCGTATTTCCTACATGGGATTTGGTGGTGCGGAGCAGGTCTTTTTATCAGTTGCCAGAACGCTGATGTCAGATAATGAAGTTTTATTCGTAACTGACCGGCGTGATGGTGCCAGTTACGAAACATTGCTGAAAGAAAATATTCCGGTCCGGAGTCTGGACGCGAAGAGAACTTTCTTGAGTCTGTTCAGTTTTAAACAGGTCATCAATGACTTTGAGCCTGACGTGATACTTTCGGCATATCCGGATACCAATGCAGCTTGTCTTCTGTCTGCATTTCTGGCCCGCCATAAGGCCAAAGTAGTGGTGAGTGAACATGCCTCGATCATTGAACATTTCCGGCATAAACCGGCATTGACCCGCTTGAAAGTCCGCCTGATTGTTCAGTTTCTTTACCGGATGGCAGATAAAGTTGTCGCTGTTTCCGAAGGCGTAATGAGAGATATTGTTCCATTGGTTAAGCGTGCCGATAAATGCTGTTTTATCCATAATCCGGTTCGTTTTCATCATCCGGCTGTGGGCTCTGGTTTGCAGGATGGTGAGCGGAAAACCATTCTGGCTGTCGGGCGGGTGACTCCGCAGAAAGATTACATGACTTTACTTGGGGCTGTCCGTGAGCTGATAGAAATACAACACCGGCATGATATACAGGTGATGATTGTCGGTGGTACTCATGACTCGGCGGAAATGTCCAGATTAGAAGGATATATAGAGCAACATCAGTTGCAGCCGTATATCACCTTTGTCGGTTTTTCGGATCAGGTGGAAAGCTATTATGCCCGGGCAGATCTGTTTGTACTTTCTTCTGCCTGGGAAGGATTTGGCAACGTTATTGTTGAAGCTTTGGCGTTCGGTCTGCCGGTTGTGTCGACGGATTGCCGCAGCGGCCCTGCTGAAATTTTACAAGACGGGAAATTTGGCCGGCTGGTCACTGTCGGAGACAGTGCCGGACTGGCGGAGTCGATTATCCGGGAACTGGATACGCCATCCTGTCGTTATGAAGCCCGTCTGGAAAGAGCGGCGCAATTTTCTGAAAGTGTGATTAGTGAACAATATAAAACACTGTTTGAAGCATTGGTTTAA
- a CDS encoding glycosyltransferase family 2 protein, whose translation MEVSIIIPAYNAAETLPQTLRSVFASSPAQDNGFEVIVVDDGSSDRTGSQLAAEFPQQLASGLLHYHYQPNAGVSVARNTGLSLAQGRYVTFVDADDEVQNDYIFRLYELIQQHPDVDVFEFGYKTYREQVGNILGSGHVNRYRGMNPRERALEGAVSSFVWLVMCRLIRADLAKSASFPAGIKYCEDLMYLCTVYAQATTFYTSEQELYRYRIGETSAISRVTMEQCQQVRDFLDNFNALKRDDLNISDAEKSGSEKLKKVVDANLYYMFHSAGKRTMPFLRFFRQVKRLPVITIFRLYSTGLLSRRKTMICLFPSLYFFGHRMKRR comes from the coding sequence ATGGAAGTTAGCATCATTATTCCTGCATATAACGCAGCAGAAACTTTACCTCAGACATTACGGTCTGTTTTTGCCAGCAGTCCGGCACAGGATAACGGCTTTGAGGTCATTGTGGTTGATGATGGTTCAAGTGACAGGACCGGATCTCAGTTAGCAGCCGAATTCCCTCAGCAACTGGCATCCGGTCTGTTGCATTATCACTATCAGCCAAATGCAGGTGTCAGTGTCGCCAGAAATACAGGGTTAAGTCTGGCTCAGGGGCGTTATGTCACTTTCGTAGATGCTGATGATGAAGTTCAGAATGATTATATTTTCCGCCTGTATGAATTGATTCAACAGCATCCGGATGTCGATGTTTTTGAATTTGGCTATAAGACCTATCGGGAGCAGGTTGGAAACATTCTGGGTTCCGGACATGTAAACCGTTACCGGGGAATGAATCCAAGAGAGCGGGCATTGGAAGGCGCGGTGTCATCATTTGTCTGGCTGGTGATGTGCCGGTTAATCAGAGCCGATCTGGCAAAAAGTGCTTCTTTCCCTGCCGGGATCAAATACTGTGAAGACCTGATGTACCTGTGTACAGTTTACGCACAAGCCACGACATTTTATACCAGTGAGCAGGAACTCTATCGTTACCGGATTGGTGAAACCAGTGCAATTTCCCGGGTGACGATGGAACAGTGTCAGCAGGTCCGCGATTTCCTTGATAACTTTAATGCCTTAAAACGGGATGACTTGAACATAAGTGATGCAGAAAAAAGTGGTTCAGAGAAACTAAAAAAAGTTGTCGATGCCAATTTGTATTACATGTTTCATTCGGCAGGAAAACGAACCATGCCATTCTTGCGTTTCTTTCGTCAGGTGAAACGTCTCCCGGTGATTACAATTTTCAGGTTGTATTCCACGGGATTGTTGTCACGCCGCAAAACGATGATTTGTCTTTTTCCTTCTCTTTACTTTTTCGGTCACAGGATGAAACGCCGATGA
- a CDS encoding flippase has translation MSNIRKLIWFSLDNLGGVFFGLFSIVFIARIYGPTNMGYLSYIQALASILSCVFILGMDNVVMKEYVQNPEKKRVFYAVSLVRLFGGLVFFAAVFSWAYFFSNTPDELVFALAFSACVTTYFGKSSAFRLYFQASEQPRILSVSTVASRVAAIAYILGVIYFQLSFVWAILYLVVYSVVAQIILLSEFYRKTKDELFPAIADSIQYGKKILYESKFVFLSSIIFPIFMYFDVVIIEKYLTPEDVGLYGVATKLVMQLLFVGHIFVFAFFTRLNKEINEQKLDGQVFRNIVRLMIYCSVGGGIFVSLTGDYIVHLLYGEQYDGAGIILKILIWKLVFSYFGALFSRVLIIRQWTNIELIKTVIASTVSLSASMIAVQIWGATGVATVSVVSYAIADLFSYLLFARTRIFFIVVVQELVRIFTRPVTAFRQSLEFLVEGRQSYGS, from the coding sequence ATGAGTAATATTAGAAAATTAATCTGGTTTAGTCTGGACAATCTCGGTGGTGTGTTTTTCGGACTGTTCAGTATCGTATTTATAGCCAGGATCTATGGCCCGACGAATATGGGATACTTATCTTATATTCAGGCACTGGCAAGTATTCTTTCCTGTGTGTTTATTCTGGGAATGGACAATGTCGTCATGAAAGAATACGTACAGAACCCTGAGAAGAAGCGGGTGTTTTACGCCGTGTCTCTGGTGCGACTGTTTGGTGGTTTAGTCTTTTTTGCAGCAGTATTTTCCTGGGCTTATTTTTTCAGTAACACACCCGATGAGCTGGTGTTTGCTCTGGCATTTTCCGCCTGTGTCACAACATACTTCGGTAAGTCGTCTGCTTTCCGGCTCTATTTTCAGGCCTCGGAGCAACCCAGAATTCTTTCTGTATCGACTGTAGCTTCCCGAGTTGCTGCAATTGCTTATATTCTTGGGGTTATCTATTTCCAGCTGAGTTTTGTCTGGGCGATTCTCTATCTGGTCGTTTATTCGGTGGTTGCTCAGATCATTCTATTATCCGAGTTTTACCGTAAAACCAAAGACGAGTTATTCCCGGCGATTGCAGACAGCATTCAGTATGGGAAGAAGATCCTTTATGAATCGAAATTCGTCTTCCTCTCTTCTATTATTTTTCCGATATTTATGTACTTTGATGTTGTGATTATCGAAAAATACCTCACGCCTGAAGATGTTGGCCTTTATGGTGTTGCGACCAAGCTGGTGATGCAATTGCTGTTTGTCGGCCATATTTTTGTCTTTGCCTTTTTTACCCGGCTAAACAAAGAGATCAATGAGCAGAAACTGGATGGGCAGGTATTCAGGAATATTGTCCGGCTGATGATTTACTGTTCCGTTGGTGGCGGAATTTTTGTGAGTTTAACCGGGGATTACATTGTCCATCTGCTCTATGGCGAACAATATGACGGGGCCGGAATTATCCTGAAGATCCTGATCTGGAAGCTGGTGTTTTCTTATTTCGGCGCTCTCTTTTCCCGGGTACTGATTATCAGACAATGGACCAATATTGAACTGATTAAAACTGTTATTGCATCGACGGTTTCACTGAGTGCTTCGATGATTGCGGTGCAGATTTGGGGAGCGACCGGGGTTGCGACCGTCTCTGTGGTTTCTTATGCCATTGCGGATCTGTTCTCTTATCTGTTGTTTGCGCGAACCCGTATCTTTTTCATTGTTGTGGTTCAGGAACTGGTCCGTATTTTTACCCGTCCGGTTACTGCATTCAGACAGAGTTTGGAATTTTTGGTAGAAGGTCGTCAGAGCTATGGAAGTTAG
- a CDS encoding O-antigen ligase family protein has product MRFRKNTLYSLLISSNLLFLTLSNGLFKRPILTLYLLIFLMLSLRPTVIKQVFTLCRRCYPLMVVFLWCAMTAQWSPWPKVTYYELFWQLVLFLYVTLFVIRFYELNSRRVIYYSFCVWLFLTYLLVAKNDLLAGRLLEISGAFANKNNLGPIISVFLFFYVYSVCQWNLLRVGMLLATFLLLLATLSKTSIALSVFVALLAWIIFSWDKLLVHRFRRLYYGSGRVIGLVLSGMLVLTLMFYYRDMVDWLLTHVREEWLTGRGQLWLVMLNQSYEKLFLGVGYSAVWGLGDNNLIQETELAKYAPEWVEKLAASDGGYVDMLISIGAVGTALFVYTICDFFMTFYSSLQLQKNIELTKLCFCVGTFVVLNNVTETKFLLGSGFSWFCFLFCYVLLKYITGKEVVLKTTVLKTTVLKATVMKNTV; this is encoded by the coding sequence ATGAGATTCCGTAAAAATACATTATACAGTCTTTTGATTTCTTCTAACTTACTGTTTCTGACTCTGTCTAATGGTTTGTTTAAGCGCCCGATCCTGACATTATATCTGCTTATTTTTTTAATGCTGTCGTTGCGTCCGACTGTCATCAAACAGGTTTTTACGCTGTGTCGGCGTTGTTACCCATTAATGGTTGTTTTCTTGTGGTGTGCAATGACAGCACAATGGTCACCGTGGCCTAAAGTAACCTACTATGAATTATTCTGGCAGTTGGTGTTATTTCTGTATGTCACATTATTTGTCATCCGGTTTTATGAACTTAATTCCAGACGGGTTATTTATTACAGTTTCTGTGTCTGGCTGTTTTTAACTTATCTTCTGGTAGCAAAAAATGATTTGCTGGCCGGACGGTTGTTAGAAATATCCGGAGCGTTTGCGAATAAAAACAACTTAGGTCCAATCATTAGTGTGTTTTTATTCTTTTATGTCTACTCGGTCTGTCAATGGAATTTATTGAGAGTCGGGATGTTGCTGGCTACATTTTTACTGTTACTGGCAACCTTATCGAAGACTTCTATTGCTTTATCTGTATTTGTGGCATTACTCGCCTGGATCATATTTAGCTGGGATAAACTGCTGGTTCATCGTTTTCGTCGCCTCTATTACGGGAGTGGCCGTGTTATCGGACTGGTATTGTCCGGTATGTTAGTCCTTACTCTCATGTTTTATTACCGGGATATGGTTGACTGGTTGCTGACACATGTCCGGGAAGAATGGTTAACCGGGCGGGGACAGCTGTGGCTGGTCATGCTCAATCAATCTTATGAAAAGCTTTTTCTGGGGGTTGGTTATTCCGCAGTCTGGGGACTGGGTGATAACAATCTGATCCAGGAAACTGAACTGGCAAAATATGCACCGGAGTGGGTTGAAAAACTGGCAGCATCGGATGGTGGATATGTCGATATGTTAATTTCTATCGGTGCTGTGGGTACGGCTCTTTTTGTTTATACCATTTGTGATTTTTTTATGACCTTTTATTCGTCTCTTCAATTACAGAAAAATATTGAACTGACGAAATTATGTTTTTGTGTAGGTACGTTTGTCGTTTTGAATAATGTCACTGAAACTAAGTTTTTATTAGGTTCCGGGTTCAGCTGGTTTTGTTTCCTCTTCTGCTATGTATTGCTGAAATACATCACAGGGAAGGAGGTAGTTTTGAAAACGACTGTTTTGAAAACAACTGTTTTGAAAGCAACTGTTATGAAAAATACAGTTTAA
- a CDS encoding VanZ family protein yields MNRYIVLTVAIAVVAMLSLSKSFGFGAQHVIALENFLGGDKYLHFLCSFVLTILSIWATKVNKGTVVRLLGWPTVIVVLLMMFDESSQLLFKTRDFSIGDMMTNLFGAAIALCVATLMNYMLLKRTI; encoded by the coding sequence ATGAATCGATACATTGTGCTGACTGTTGCGATCGCAGTTGTCGCTATGCTCTCTCTGAGCAAAAGTTTTGGTTTTGGTGCTCAGCATGTCATTGCTCTGGAAAACTTTCTGGGCGGAGATAAGTATTTACATTTTCTCTGTTCGTTTGTGCTGACCATACTGTCGATTTGGGCAACAAAGGTAAATAAGGGCACGGTTGTTCGCCTGCTTGGCTGGCCGACAGTCATCGTTGTTCTGTTAATGATGTTTGATGAATCATCTCAACTGCTGTTTAAGACCCGGGATTTTTCTATTGGTGACATGATGACGAATTTATTCGGAGCAGCGATAGCGCTGTGTGTGGCAACATTGATGAATTACATGCTCTTAAAGCGAACGATTTAA
- a CDS encoding GumC family protein encodes MQEHFEDNANHQNDMIDLTHYLNLIKRNWISIFIFSVLVTGLSVLIALSLKSKYTATATLLIEAKEKQAVSIEEVVGIDPNQKEYYETQFEILRSNQIAEKVIQKLALDKNEEFNPLLSQDKSIVDTIKAYPAISALLNAAGDEDVPDPEYIRQKVLTAFKKKLEITPILKTQLVNISFTSEDPELAAKIANEVGYAYIENNLESRISATRYASSWITSRLSELRQQLADSEKALSDFLIKEKLIDDSGIESLASKQLTSLTERLAQVRDERIEIESAYKALTSGSVKDVASLSAIPAISQHPQVIDIRNAELEAQNEVNELSKRYGPKHDKMIAARAKLQSIEDQAQKVTNKLIRGIGKELQATKEQETLLVQEVNREKQDFQDLTVKKSKYDSLQREVETNREILNLFLTRQKETTATGDFDSTNARFTDEALIPQLPSAPKRKIIVAAAFFLSICIAIGFILIIDLLKNTIESVGDFEDKFGLIPIGGIPVVKSKRFRKKPIDSSIFTDENEVGFSESIRSIRTSLLVNNMNRQHRKIAVTSSLPEEGKTTVSLNLAISFAKVENVLFIDLDLRKPAVAERFGYKKYQQGVTNYLVMNTPLSECILKDETSGLSVLPAGMLTANPQELLSSGKLKALLTELDSQYDRIIIDTPPTLPVSDSLIIGQLVDSVVLVVKSNATKQNLVKRAMTKLISHQIVLEGVVVNRVSQKASSADYDYGQYYGYAES; translated from the coding sequence ATGCAAGAGCACTTTGAAGATAATGCCAATCATCAGAATGATATGATTGATCTGACACATTATCTGAACTTGATTAAGAGAAACTGGATCTCAATATTTATATTTTCAGTATTGGTGACCGGACTGTCAGTATTAATTGCTCTGTCTTTGAAATCTAAATATACAGCAACGGCCACCTTACTGATTGAAGCGAAAGAGAAACAGGCCGTTTCAATTGAAGAAGTTGTTGGAATCGATCCGAATCAGAAAGAGTATTATGAAACTCAGTTTGAAATACTGAGATCAAATCAGATTGCCGAAAAAGTGATTCAGAAATTGGCACTGGATAAGAATGAAGAATTTAATCCTCTGCTGAGTCAGGATAAAAGCATCGTCGATACGATTAAAGCTTATCCTGCTATTTCTGCATTGCTGAATGCTGCCGGGGATGAGGATGTACCTGATCCTGAGTATATCAGACAGAAAGTCTTAACCGCGTTTAAGAAAAAACTGGAGATTACTCCGATTTTAAAAACGCAGTTGGTTAATATTAGTTTCACTTCTGAAGATCCGGAATTAGCGGCAAAGATAGCGAATGAAGTCGGTTATGCATATATCGAAAATAATCTGGAATCGAGAATTTCAGCTACGAGATACGCATCGAGCTGGATCACCTCCCGTCTTTCTGAGCTAAGGCAGCAACTGGCTGATTCTGAAAAAGCGCTCTCTGACTTTTTGATTAAAGAAAAATTGATTGATGACAGCGGGATTGAATCTCTTGCCAGTAAACAGCTGACAAGTCTGACTGAGCGATTGGCACAAGTCCGGGATGAAAGAATTGAAATTGAGTCGGCATACAAAGCCCTGACTTCCGGGAGTGTGAAAGATGTTGCTTCACTTTCTGCGATACCTGCAATTTCCCAGCATCCGCAGGTGATCGATATCCGTAATGCAGAACTGGAAGCTCAGAATGAAGTGAATGAGCTGAGCAAACGTTATGGACCAAAGCATGACAAAATGATTGCGGCTCGGGCCAAGTTACAATCGATAGAAGATCAGGCTCAGAAGGTAACCAATAAGCTGATCCGGGGCATCGGCAAAGAATTGCAGGCGACAAAAGAGCAGGAAACCCTGTTAGTACAGGAAGTCAACCGGGAGAAACAGGACTTTCAGGATTTGACTGTTAAGAAAAGCAAGTATGATTCGTTGCAGCGGGAAGTTGAGACTAACAGGGAGATTCTGAATCTCTTCCTGACCCGGCAAAAAGAAACCACCGCAACCGGGGATTTCGATTCGACTAATGCCCGTTTTACTGATGAGGCTCTGATTCCTCAGTTACCCAGCGCTCCGAAACGGAAAATTATCGTGGCGGCGGCATTTTTCCTGAGTATCTGTATCGCGATTGGTTTTATTCTGATAATTGATCTGCTGAAAAATACGATCGAATCCGTCGGAGACTTTGAAGATAAGTTTGGTTTGATTCCTATCGGGGGAATCCCCGTGGTGAAATCCAAGCGTTTTCGTAAGAAACCTATCGATAGCAGTATCTTTACCGATGAAAATGAGGTTGGATTCAGTGAATCGATTCGTTCAATCCGGACGTCACTGCTGGTGAACAATATGAACCGGCAGCATCGGAAAATTGCAGTAACTTCGTCGTTGCCGGAAGAAGGAAAAACAACCGTATCCCTGAATCTGGCGATTTCGTTTGCCAAGGTAGAGAATGTCTTATTCATCGATCTCGATTTGCGTAAACCTGCGGTTGCCGAACGCTTTGGCTATAAAAAATATCAGCAGGGTGTCACCAACTATCTGGTGATGAATACACCGTTGAGTGAATGTATTCTCAAAGATGAAACATCAGGATTATCTGTTTTACCTGCCGGGATGCTGACTGCAAATCCTCAGGAACTATTAAGTTCCGGAAAATTAAAAGCGTTGCTGACAGAACTTGATAGTCAGTATGACCGTATCATTATCGATACACCGCCAACACTGCCGGTGAGTGACTCTTTAATTATCGGGCAACTTGTCGACTCTGTTGTTCTGGTAGTGAAATCCAATGCAACGAAACAAAATCTGGTGAAGAGAGCGATGACGAAACTCATCAGCCATCAGATAGTGCTGGAAGGGGTTGTTGTGAATCGTGTCAGCCAGAAAGCGAGCTCGGCAGATTACGATTACGGTCAGTATTATGGTTATGCGGAAAGCTGA
- a CDS encoding polysaccharide biosynthesis/export family protein, with protein sequence MLKIILKGIIACCIFFSFFSSAAEYRLGAGDTIRISVYGEPDLSYEQFIIDSGETMDYPYLGSLDLKKKTLRELRDMIVEGLKGDYLIDPKVTVNIVQYRNIYVNGVVNSPGGYEYQPGLTVQKAIALAGGFLAKYRKTRGIYLTKEEETEGLSQDQIQELLKGKHEVELNEPVHPGDTIYVVSSFW encoded by the coding sequence ATGTTAAAAATAATATTAAAAGGCATCATTGCATGCTGCATATTCTTTTCTTTTTTTTCCAGTGCGGCTGAATATCGGTTGGGTGCTGGCGATACGATTAGAATTTCTGTATATGGGGAACCCGATTTATCGTATGAGCAGTTCATCATCGATAGCGGAGAAACAATGGATTATCCCTATCTGGGGAGTTTGGACTTAAAGAAGAAAACCCTTCGTGAGCTTCGGGATATGATAGTTGAAGGTCTGAAAGGTGATTATTTAATCGACCCAAAAGTGACGGTTAATATTGTTCAGTATCGAAACATCTATGTGAATGGTGTGGTGAATTCTCCGGGTGGATATGAATATCAGCCTGGTCTGACGGTTCAGAAAGCGATTGCTCTGGCCGGGGGATTTCTGGCGAAATACCGGAAAACCCGAGGCATCTATTTGACGAAAGAGGAAGAGACAGAAGGATTATCCCAGGATCAGATTCAGGAACTCCTGAAAGGTAAACATGAAGTAGAACTCAATGAACCTGTACATCCCGGCGATACGATTTATGTCGTAAGTTCTTTTTGGTAA